The Clostridium botulinum BKT015925 genome includes the window ATTAATGTTATGGCATTAAAGAGAAATAATGAGGTTAATATTTCTCCTTCAGCAGATGATATTATAAAAACAGGAGATATTATTGTAGCTATAGGTGGAATAGAAGAACTTAACAGACTAGAGAATAAAATAAAAAGATAGAGGTTGACCTTTATGAATAAAATTGAAAGCAAAGATAATTCATTAATTAAAGATATAAAAAAATTAAGTAAAAAAAAATATAGGACTCAAGAAGCAAAATTTCTTGTAGAAGGATTTCGATTTGTTCAAGAGGCATTAAAATCTACTTTTGAAGTTCCATATGTTTTGATAAGTGAAGATGCCAATGAAAAATGTGATTCATTTAATATATATGAACTTATTCAAGATAACACTAAAGTTTATTTAGTAAGAGATGATATTTTAAAAGAAGTGTGTGATACTAATAATCCACAAGGAATTTTAGCTGTTGTAAATAATAAAGTTATGGAAATAGAAGACCAAGAAGGCTTCTATGTCTTAGTTGATAGAATACAAGATCCGGGTAATATGGGAACTATAATTAGAAGTGCTAATGCTAGTGGAGCACTTGGTGTAATAACAACTAAGGGGACTGTTGATGTTTATAACGATAAAACTTTGAGATCAACTATGGGATCTATATTTAAAATTCCTATAGTAGAAGATAATGATTTTGAAGTTTTAAAAAATTTAAAATCAAAGGGATTTAAAGTAGTAGTTAGTTCGCTAGACACCAAAAATAATTTTTATGATATAGATTTAACGGGAAAATCTATAATATGTGTTGGAAATGAAGGAAATGGAGTAAGTGACTATATATATGAACTAGGCGATGAAAAAGTGAAAATTCCTATGCCTGGTGATGCTGAGTCTTTAAATGCTGGAGTTGCAGCTAGTATAATGATGTATGAAGTGGTAAGACAAACTCAAAAATAACATTAATTAAAAATTTATTTGATATTTTACATTATTATGGTTATAATAATATTTAAGTCTAAATTTAGATAAAGAACAACATATTTTAAACTATGATAGAGAGAGTAAATATAGGAATTTTTCAAGGGAGAAAAAGTCGTAGACTGAAAGCTTTTTCAAAAGGAATATATTGAAGTTCACTCTGGAGTTCTAATTGTGAAGTTAGTAGCAGTTAGCGGCATATGTCGATAAAAGTTTGAGAGAACTGAAAAAAATTTCAGTTAATAAGGGTGGTAACGCGGAATAACTTCGTCCCTAGTATTTTAGGGGAGGAAGTTTTTTTACGTCCAAAAATATAATGGAAAGGAGTATTAAAATGAAAGAAAAATTACAACATATCAAAAATACTGCTTTAGAAGAATTAAATAAGATATCAAGTAAAGCAGATCTTGAGAGCATTAGAGTTAAATACTTAGGAAAAAAAGGTGAGCTTACTCAAATATTAAGAGGAATGGGCGCATTATCAGCAGAAGAAAGACCTATTATAGGAAAACTTGCAAATGAAGTTAGAGGAAGCATCGAGGGCTTAATTGAAAAAGCTACATCTAATATTAAAAATAAAGAAAAAGAAACTAAATTAAAAAATGAGGTAATAGATATATCAATGCCTGGAAGAAAGCAAATAGTTGGAAGTAAAAATCCACTTCAACTTACTCTAGATGGCATAATGAATATATTTGTTTCTATGGGATTTTCTATAGAAGAAGGACCAGAAGTTGAAAAAGATTATTATAACTTTGAAGCTTTAAACATACCTAAAAATCATCCAGCTAGAGGAGAACAAGATACTTTCTATATAAATGATAATGTAGTATTAAGAACTCAAACTTCTCCAATACAAGTAAGAACAATGGAAAATGAAAAACCACCAATAAAAATGATAGCACCAGGAAAAGTTTATCGTTCAGATTCTGTTGATGCTACACATTCACCAATATTTTATCAAATAGAGGGATTAGTTATCGACAAAGGAATAACTTTTGCTGATTTAAAAGGAACTTTGGAATTATTTACAAAAAAAATGTTTGGTGAAAAAATGCAAACCAAATTTAGACCTCATCATTTCCCATTTACAGAACCATCTGCTGAAATGGATGCCACTTGTTTCGTATGTGGAGGAAAAGGATGTAGTGTTTGCAAAAACAGTGGATGGATTGAACTTTTAGGTTGTGGAATGGTTCATCCTGATGTATTAAGAAATTGTGGTATAGACCCAGAAGAATATAGTGGATTTGCTTTTGGATTTGGACTTGATAGAATGGTAATGCAAAAATATGAATTAGATGATATAAGATTATTATATGAAAGTGATATGAGATTTTTAAATCAATTTTAGAAGAACAATACATAAGGGAGGAAGTTTAAATGTTAGTACCAATTAACTGGTTAAAAGACTATGTTGACATAAATATATCACCACAAGAATTAGGTGATGCATTAACTCTTTCAGGTTCAAAGGTGGAAGAAGTTATAGTAACAGGTGATGTAATTAATAAAGTAGTAACAGGAAAAATAGTAAAAATAGAAAAACATCCAGATGCAGAAAAATTATCTATATGTCAAGTAGACATAAATGCAGAAGAACTTATTCAAATAGTAACAGCTGCTACAAATATGAAGGAACAAGATATAGTACCAGTAGCATTACATGGTTCAACTTTAGCAGATGGAACAAAGATAAAAAAGGGGAAACTTAGAGGGGTACCTTCTAATGGAATGTTCTGTTCTGAGGAAGAACTTGGAATAGCAGGAGATGAACCTGTTGTAGGGCTTATGATTATGCCAGAGGAAACTCCACTAGGAAAAGAAGTAAAAGAAGTTATTAATCTTGCAAAAGCATCTATAGATTTTGAAATAACATCAAATAGACCCGATTGTTTAAGTATAATTGGTATAGCTAGAGAGACAGCTGCAACTCTTGGAATTGATTATAAAACACCAAATACTGAGTACACTGTTCAAAATAACGAAAATATAAGTAATTCTTTAAAAGTAGAAGTTAAAGATGAACTTTGTAAAAGATACATGGCAAGAGGAGTTAAAAATGTAAAAATAGCTCCATCACCTAGCTGGATGCAAGAAAGGCTATTAGATGCAGGAGTAAAACCTATAAATAATATAGTTGATATAACAAACTTTGTAATGATAGAACTTGGTCAGCCAATGCATGCTTTTGATAGGAAACAAATATCTTCTAATACAATAGTAGTAGAAAGAGCTAAAAATGGAGAAAAATTCATAACTTTAGATGGAGAAGAAAGAGAATTAAATGAAGAAATTCTAAACATTAAAGATGGAGAGAGAACAATAGCTCTTGCAGGTATAATGGGTGGACTAAATTCAGAGGTTAAAGAGGACACTACAGAAGTAGTTTTTGAATGTGCTAATTTTGATGGAACTAATATAAGAGTATCTTCTAAAAAATTAAATTTAAGAACTGAAGCTTCAGGAAAATTTGAAAAAGATTTAGACCCTAATGCTGTAGAATTAGCTATGAATAGAGCATGTCACTTAATACAAGAATTAGGTGCTGGTGAAGTTATGGAAGGTACTGTAGATATTTATCCAAACAAAAAAGAAACTCATATTTTAGAAGTTGATTCAAATTGGATAAATAAATTTTTAGGTACAGAGTTATCAAGAGAACAAATGAAAGATTCATTAGATAGATTAGAGCTTGCTACAGAAATAAATGGAGATATGTTAGTTATAACTGTACCTACATTTAGATGTGATATAAATATAAAAGAAGATGTAGCAGAAGAAATAGCAAGAATATATGGTTATAACAATATAAAAGCTACAACTCCAAGTGTAGAAACATTAAAGGGTGGAAAAAATCCAAAACAATTATTACAAGATAAAGTTGTTGATACACTAATAGCAAGTGGACTTAATCAATCAATTGCATATTCATTTGTAAGTCCTAAAGTATTTGATAAAATTTTAATACCTCAAGAAAGTGATTTAAGAAAAGTTGTTACTATAAGAAATCCTTTAGGAGAAGATTATAGTATAATGAGAACTACATCAATACCTTCTATGATGGAATCATTATCTAGAAACTATTCAAGAAGTAATAGTGAAGTTAGATTATTTGAAATTGGAAAAGTTTATATACCAAATGAAGATGAAAATGAACTTCCAGAAGAAAGAAATATTATTTCTTTAGGTATGTATGGAAATGTTGATTATCTAGATTTAAAAGGAGTAGTTGAAAATATACTAGATAATTTAGGAATAACAAAGGTTAAATTCCAAAGAGAAAGTGAAAATCCAAGTTTTCATCCAGGAAAAACAGCTGCACTTTATATTAAAAAAGATTTTATAGGAGTAGTTGGTGAAGTACATCCTGATGTTGCTGAAAATTATGAAGTAGATGAAAGATGTTATGTAGCAGAGCTTAATATGGATGTATTATTTAAATATGCTCAAACTGAAAAGAAATATGTAGAACTTCCAAAATTCCCAGCTGTTACAAGAGATATAGCTATTTTAGTAGATAGAGATATATTAGTACAAGAAATAGAAGATACAATTAAAAATCAAGGTGGAAAGCTTTTAGAAAGTGTTAAATTATTTGATGTTTATCAAGGAAAGCAAATTCCGGAAGATAAAAAGAGCATAGCATATGCATTAGTTTATAGAGGAGATAGAACATTAACAGATAAGGATGTTAATAAAGTTCATGATAAGATAATAAGAGCGCTTGAGCATAAGCTAGGAGCAGAACTTAGATAATTCATATTTCATATATTGAGAAAATGTGTTAAAATGTAAATAAATAGTTTTTGAATTTATCTAAGAGGGTGTTCAAATGAATATAGTAACTGTTAAAATAAATGGTTCCGAATACAATCTAAAAGGTGATGAAAGAGAAGAATATTTACATAAAGTTGCAGGTCATGTAGATAAAAAAATCATCGAGATTTTAAATAAGAATAAAAAGCTTAGTATATCAGATGCCTCTGTTTTAGCAGCTATAAACATAGTTGATGAAAAGTTTAAAGTAGATGAATACTGTGAGAATTTAGAAAGACAAGTTGAAGAAGTTAAAAAGTCAGAAAGTGTATTCAAAACGCAAATTGAAGATCTGAAAAAGCATATAAAGAATTTAGAAGAATATAATGCAGAACTTCAAACAAAATTAGAATCAACCAAGAGTGGAGAATACATAAAGCAAATAGAGGATGAAAATAAAGGATTAAAGGATGAAATAGAAATCCTAAAAGAAAACGTAAAAAAATATTTAAATGAAAAAACTGATTTAAAATCAGAAAATAAGGATTTAAAATTCCAAGTTCAGTCCTCTAAATATAAGATAATGGATCTTCAAAATAGACTTATTGAGAATCAGATTGATCTTGTAAAAGTTAAGAAAAAAGAAAATCCGTTATTAAATATAAAATAGGAAGTCCCTATTAAGTAAATATAAATGGAAACATTATAAAATTTACTTAATAGGGTATTTTTATTTATAAAACAATTTACTTTTTACAATTTATATTATTATAAAATGAGCTTGGAAAGTCAGTAACTAATATAGTTATATTTATTATAGTTGATCCAAGATTTGAATTACTTAGTAATATAGAAAAGTTATCTGTACCTAAGAAATTTACTTTAGGAGTATATTTGAAGAAACCATTTTGTTCAATAGCTGCATATCCATTAGAAGGTTGAGTTTTTATAGAATACAATAAAGAATCTGATCCTAAATCACTAGCTAGAATTTTCTCATATAGAGACATATTTTTATAAGTTTGATATACTATATTTTTAAGTGCTATTGGATTAACAGTAAAAATGTTAGTGTCAATGGTAACAGTATTACTATTAATGGTTTTAGTTAGAATTCCAATAGGACTATTAAAAGTATAATTTATAGTGAAAAAGTTAGAGTAATTTGAATTAATATTTGGATGAGAGTCAACTGAGGTAGAGTATTTTAATATAATAGAATTACTGGGTTGTATATTACCTAAAATTATGTCACGATCTATAGAAGAACTTGGGTATGGATTACCGTTAATAGTTAATGAATCTGGTATATATACTAATCCTTTAGGAAGCTTAGTAAGAAAAATAGAGTTATTAATAGGAATAGAAGTATTATTATCTATTGTAGCTGTGAAGTTTATAGTATCTCCAATTATTACAAAAGATTTATCAGCTTTTAAAATTAATGTTGGTTTTGCAATAATAGATGGAGAATAAGTTACTACAGAATTACTACCTATATTGTTAGCATTTTCTCCATTAGCATCTAGGTATTGATAAGTTATATTAATTAAATTTGTATAGGAATTACCTGATACTGGTTCAGAATCTACAATAGTAGTGAAATTTACTATAGTACTGTTACCATGATTTATAACTCCTAAAGAAACATTAGAAAGAGGATCACTTGAAGGAATATTATTAATAGTTAAAGAGCCGGGTTTATAGGATAGACCATTAGGAAGTACATCCTTTAAAATTACATCATACATAGGATTAGTATTAATATTACTAGAAGGATTAGTAACTGTTGCAGTATATAGTATTTCATCACCAATAGATTGTACATAAGTTTTATTTGCGGTAA containing:
- the zapA gene encoding cell division protein ZapA, with the translated sequence MNIVTVKINGSEYNLKGDEREEYLHKVAGHVDKKIIEILNKNKKLSISDASVLAAINIVDEKFKVDEYCENLERQVEEVKKSESVFKTQIEDLKKHIKNLEEYNAELQTKLESTKSGEYIKQIEDENKGLKDEIEILKENVKKYLNEKTDLKSENKDLKFQVQSSKYKIMDLQNRLIENQIDLVKVKKKENPLLNIK
- a CDS encoding TrmH family RNA methyltransferase, whose translation is MNKIESKDNSLIKDIKKLSKKKYRTQEAKFLVEGFRFVQEALKSTFEVPYVLISEDANEKCDSFNIYELIQDNTKVYLVRDDILKEVCDTNNPQGILAVVNNKVMEIEDQEGFYVLVDRIQDPGNMGTIIRSANASGALGVITTKGTVDVYNDKTLRSTMGSIFKIPIVEDNDFEVLKNLKSKGFKVVVSSLDTKNNFYDIDLTGKSIICVGNEGNGVSDYIYELGDEKVKIPMPGDAESLNAGVAASIMMYEVVRQTQK
- the pheS gene encoding phenylalanine--tRNA ligase subunit alpha, whose amino-acid sequence is MKEKLQHIKNTALEELNKISSKADLESIRVKYLGKKGELTQILRGMGALSAEERPIIGKLANEVRGSIEGLIEKATSNIKNKEKETKLKNEVIDISMPGRKQIVGSKNPLQLTLDGIMNIFVSMGFSIEEGPEVEKDYYNFEALNIPKNHPARGEQDTFYINDNVVLRTQTSPIQVRTMENEKPPIKMIAPGKVYRSDSVDATHSPIFYQIEGLVIDKGITFADLKGTLELFTKKMFGEKMQTKFRPHHFPFTEPSAEMDATCFVCGGKGCSVCKNSGWIELLGCGMVHPDVLRNCGIDPEEYSGFAFGFGLDRMVMQKYELDDIRLLYESDMRFLNQF
- the pheT gene encoding phenylalanine--tRNA ligase subunit beta encodes the protein MLVPINWLKDYVDINISPQELGDALTLSGSKVEEVIVTGDVINKVVTGKIVKIEKHPDAEKLSICQVDINAEELIQIVTAATNMKEQDIVPVALHGSTLADGTKIKKGKLRGVPSNGMFCSEEELGIAGDEPVVGLMIMPEETPLGKEVKEVINLAKASIDFEITSNRPDCLSIIGIARETAATLGIDYKTPNTEYTVQNNENISNSLKVEVKDELCKRYMARGVKNVKIAPSPSWMQERLLDAGVKPINNIVDITNFVMIELGQPMHAFDRKQISSNTIVVERAKNGEKFITLDGEERELNEEILNIKDGERTIALAGIMGGLNSEVKEDTTEVVFECANFDGTNIRVSSKKLNLRTEASGKFEKDLDPNAVELAMNRACHLIQELGAGEVMEGTVDIYPNKKETHILEVDSNWINKFLGTELSREQMKDSLDRLELATEINGDMLVITVPTFRCDINIKEDVAEEIARIYGYNNIKATTPSVETLKGGKNPKQLLQDKVVDTLIASGLNQSIAYSFVSPKVFDKILIPQESDLRKVVTIRNPLGEDYSIMRTTSIPSMMESLSRNYSRSNSEVRLFEIGKVYIPNEDENELPEERNIISLGMYGNVDYLDLKGVVENILDNLGITKVKFQRESENPSFHPGKTAALYIKKDFIGVVGEVHPDVAENYEVDERCYVAELNMDVLFKYAQTEKKYVELPKFPAVTRDIAILVDRDILVQEIEDTIKNQGGKLLESVKLFDVYQGKQIPEDKKSIAYALVYRGDRTLTDKDVNKVHDKIIRALEHKLGAELR